A genomic region of Melanotaenia boesemani isolate fMelBoe1 chromosome 13, fMelBoe1.pri, whole genome shotgun sequence contains the following coding sequences:
- the si:dkey-151g10.3 gene encoding serine/threonine-protein kinase WNK1 isoform X3 — protein MATDPGETTSTEDSSEKTDGQKEDTEQEGRSSQQRERTLSTPLDFPSSGTQAGRETGGEDEGFGKGGGEGEEETFQESQESPVLVSMPSIPSDSGQKRLRREKRFFRKSVEICEENDDVEVPPEAHHSAPHLELCSTEPGFGGVQQQGGTPSCAALGHDPSQGHEPGQDAPSCAPAQRVRERDRDQEEEAEMKAVATSPGGRFLKFDIELGRGAFKTVYKGLDTETWVEVAWCELQDRKLTKAEQQRFKEEAEMLKGLQHPNIVRFYDSWESVLRGKKCIVLVTELMTSGTLKTYLKRFKVMKPKVLRSWCRQILKGLHFLHTRTPPIVHRDLKCDNIFITGPTGSVKIGDLGLATLMRTSFAKSVIGTPEFMAPEMYEEHYDESVDVYAFGMCMLEMATSEYPYSECQNAAQIYRKVTSGIKPASFDKVNDPEIKEIIEGCIRQNKSQRLSIRDLLNHAFFGEDTGVRVELAEEDTGIQDCLALRIWVEDPKKLKGKHKDNEAIEFSYDLENDSAEEVALEMVKSGFFHESDAKVVGKSIRDRVNLIKKSRERRQQQLLQQGFEERKESSLTSYAFSSPSCSSSLIQGAAGHAGTGERGAGGVVQESEELSEMDQHVRQQHIFSGTTLSLPEGESIGSASCESYASGQSQAYSQQGESYAQSQTTLPPMASSTGPLANPQTFSLSESGNVPNVPLGQSCSMSSMSIGQSGGGPVGQTFLQPSTMVPQVSPSATQKYFQSQTFPSDTFQTTTPQGSMAPSQPYIPPVSPQAPINVLSTSMPVSDPTGLAGTIVPHAQQTQHPATPMQFTDTSPHAAQQQIQPVIIPQQTVIPQQIGMDPQIGIGSSLQKQQSQQQMETHATQHEQQVSATLLPSEQHQKSLSALAVQKQQHEPLQQIYVQQPSQQLGMEPGEQPLTYKMQPTSDPCEQTIMPSQQLQQQLQQQQALLQQQPQQQLGQQQQSLQLEQHQLYVQQQQQKALLQQQQQQAQLQQQQALQHKLMDQQQQQALTQQKQEQQLQGLMLQEQPLQALLQHQLEQQQQQQSQFYQQIGQHHGEAQTEPEIEQQSGQQQQQKLLQQQSQQPQQQNEQLQQQNISRQMEHQQQQSLIQQHLQQQLLLQQQQIQQQEQQQVQLKQQIEQQQQQALLQQQLEQQHQQQILLQQQQAEILQQQALIKQQIQETKQQHAAIIQLQQTEKQEPVPIPQNNTELQIQQQSADIQQMGIPKLNTSQFAHHTAEQQMIEQQQQVKLAQQEQAFVAQPQHHASVMEPHHSVSTPAGIEAIQHQTHLISQGQLPMNIQTMQILAQASPVVLTQQGQGEVQYQKQGQIPVHFPVQSAPRASQAMAETRVTPPVAMTQGQTHVIHTQQIHLQTSYPGHVTPPQSQVSAQPLIQSMPLHTTISQSQPLHDQAQKADIQMMDQQSKAAVHPPAAAGSVPSQIQHKTHIQQNVQMPGLIQPKVQQQTQGQPPCQAHPQPSAGILTPQYVSQPSHQTMSTVQQDMIQQQVHQQPVLQYQQMILSPGSVGSIGTKTDGLTSVADPTNLNVTPHPLQAGQSGVPGQTRLHPVVQALQQSQGSTADPSVIQPTSQTCMPQLPEQYQQQLQKLSQLQQQTALPTPQVLLPAQPIPPLIQQPSSLMPVLTTLDESQLPPQCPPTSHLGVHPPVQLSSSNVAEPHSQNRTLPLYSHLVAGAPPSPQQHAKQMLTAHIHTQTSNQVQTHSQTQTKVQTQTHSHTQTRIETTTPAEQPALSHTVFPAQQMPLSPSHTSCPSASLPALPSQQPATAPATELPTSQPATQVTLPGQADFIPTSPSPVTTLQSLDSNAPILPQASLQDCDLSLQGIAKDGPYLASAEHHSSSGSVPANGEDALQLLANGKLEKLKTQRRASCQKPEKGSQQFQLSMLQVSSSGDNMVECQLETHSNKMVTFKFDIEGDAPEDIADYMVEEDFVLDVEKDKFVKELRTIVKKAHEILQTYSRTGSADNLHVSTPTSSMDAVPHSSPVGRWRFFINQTIRHRDSLSSQGAVTPPPTAETRIPQSPLRDKEDEGSQSLESLSGITSPPYTTLSSTSSPVSTVSTPASMAPAATVAPSPNTTAAETICGPASPPLIDSSCLELSVLPSASADQIPSSPSTSSILAAANIPTMSTVPSVVSPSPITILPDNLTPPVTSVCSSLGQNIGDTVNTASLSCVSAVDQPSASFHSSSAAAISSVSQLNVEQQQVFTKLATPALSQLQIASQQQASATQQQRHAMQFEQQIQQSAPQQQLSQHQVYQEQIPLQQERALQQPLQQLQQQQLMQMQIPLQQQLTEVQVLPQPSRADMLQQSVPLHQFLPPLPLHQTQPTLVQQQTSQFSTQLLQQPHFQQLPQQVMAPQAAIAPQQQAHMDQQQQQQVNLQQTIHLEQPQMVQQQLFSSAVAQMMPSSISQQLVQQQTQLNVSPLPQQQIPQQTQVPAELVHVQSQKQLQQTEQQQEMVKGIHTPQKQQQYSLQKQSSLQMSESEVSTGETSVTEDTGSYSAPFHPSSDSSLPPLHLSSAEAPLPNFSLTMTPSPAQPSSVAESDSEGPPKIEFVDNRIKTLDEKLRNLLYQEYSSGTAVAGAASLPTSAASTSAGGDESSEPQSLHHLSFPPPASSSDTSPHSSSSTTSSTTSRSPSTSPDPERDGGGEEASTDVPNPLESGPVEQQPGSSLPSSSASSTLLTSSIPPSQDDSAGSQRPPVPGEPTILAVPSYCDISAIGDASRPPNQHPIPFRHGQHQHNAGGGYFGLNLTCPSIRNPVSKKSWTRKFKNWACKLRHSASLFKKPRVQQERNSSNLGDEKVVTSLNPPQARKGRFQVTPVLQTSPPKDVPLSHASTHRKVGRFSVTQTETKKEDRQTDSSPVSPDLERERRKSRIKEGDREESKRTPSMGHLPRGVGHSHSPVGSSDDDESELEDEELRKELHKLREKHIREVVFLQAQQNRELQELYRQLRSMKDQRQSLPASLSRTPPLPAVPPVLSPRRPRPSKTKLRPRPHSHMDNNGVTQFGIQQSSSFSGGEQGRLSAFSNPEHCASLPAKRDHSPLRKSTFTDELHKLVDNWTKETVGPAPPKPSLNQIKQIQQVQELGGWSQPEAAPPGWFPAAQLNPQAPPAPAVLAVAASSHYTGGGSLTTLPSSGPPQTHMAQVPQMQQSLHLPQSLPLQQMTYQQSPLRQQTPQAQMQTPIQSLSQTQPTTQLPHSPPQSQPLLPSQIPTLPVSTATSLLPGGCTTVPTDGTAVGGGTFCSCSSTSSTCSSSCSAAVLPSSAKINPAPPTSTLPLGQK, from the exons ATGGCTACTGACCCAGGAGAGACCACAAGCACTGAGGACTCCTCAGAGAAAACGGATGGACAGAAGGAGGATACAGAGCAGGAGGGCAGGTCCAGCCAACAGAGGGAGAGGACACTTAGTACTCCCTTGGACTTCCCCTCTTCCGGGACTCAAGCGGGAAgagagacaggaggagaggatgaaggatttggaaaaggaggaggagaaggagaagaagaaaccTTTCAGGAGAGCCAGGAGTCTCCAGTTCTGGTCTCCATGCCTTCCATACCTAGTGATTCTGGTCAGAAACGATTGAGACGGGAGAAGCGTTTCTTCAGGAAGAGCGTGGAGATTTGTGAGGAGAATGATGATGTGGAAGTGCCTCCTGAGGCTCACCACAGTGCCCCCCACCTGGAGCTGTGCTCTACAGAACCAGGATTTGGCGGTGTTCAGCAGCAAGGGGGTACTCCATCCTGTGCAGCCTTGGGACATGACCCATCTCAGGGCCATGAACCTGGTCAAGATGCTCCTTCATGTGCACCTGCCCAGCGAGTAAGGGAGAGGGACCGTGACCAGGAGGAAGAGGCAGAGATGAAGGCTGTAGCCACTTCTCCAGGTGGAAGGTTTCTCAAGTTTGACATTGAACTGGGCAGAGGAGCCTTCAAGACTGTGTATAAAGGTCTAGACACAGAGACTTGGGTGGAGGTGGCATGGTGTGAACTTCAG GATCGTAAGCTGACCAAGGCAGAGCAGCAACGCTTCAAGGAGGAGGCAGAGATGCTGAAAGGGCTTCAGCATCCCAACATCGTTCGCTTCTATGATTCCTGGGAGTCTGTGCTTCGTGGAAAGAAGTGCATTGTACTGGTTACTGAACTCATGACATCAGGAACACTCAAAAC TTATCTGAAGCGCTTTAAGGTGATGAAACCCAAGGTCCTGAGGAGCTGGTGTAGGCAAATTCTGAAGGGCCTTCACTTCCTCCACACCAGGACTCCACCAATTGTCCACCGGGATCTCAAGTGTGACAACATCTTCATAACAGGCCCCACAGGATCAGTCAAGATAGGTGACCTGGGACTGGCCACACTTATGAGGACCTCCTTTGCCAAGAGTGTCATAG GAACCCCAGAGTTCATGGCCCCAGAGATGTATGAGGAGCACTATGATGAGTCAGTGGACGTGTATGCCTTTGGGATGTGTATGCTGGAGATGGCCACTTCAGAATACCCCTACTCTGAGTGCCAAAATGCTGCTCAGATTTATCGCAAAGTCACAAGT gGTATAAAGCCAGCCAGCTTTGATAAAGTAAATGACCCGGAGATCAAAGAGATCATCGAAGGCTGTATTCGTCAGAACAAAAGCCAGAG ACTGTCAATCCGAGACCTCTTGAACCATGCATTCTTTGGGGAGGACACTGGAGTCCGAGTGGAGCTGGCAGAGGAGGACACAGGCATCCAGGACTGTCTGGCTCTTCGGATTTGGGTTGAAGACCCCAAAAAACTGAAGGGGAAGCACAAAGACAATGAGGCCATTGAATTTAGCTATGACTTAGAGAATGATAGCGCCGAGGAGGTTGCTCTTGAGATG GTTAAATCAGGCTTTTTCCATGAGAGTGATGCCAAGGTGGTGGGAAAATCCATCAGGGACCGTGTAAATCTTATCAAAAAGTCAAGAGAGCGTCGAcagcagcagctccttcagcaagGCTTTGAAGAACGGAAAGAGTCATCTCTCACTTCCTACGCCTTTTCTAGTCCTTCTTGCTCATCTTCACTGATACAAGGGGCAGCCGGACATGCAGGAACTGGAGaaagaggagctggaggagtCGTGCAGGAGTCTGAGGAGCTGTCTGAAATGGACCAGCATGTTAGGCAGCAACATATTTTCAGTGGGACAACCCTGAGTCTACCAG AAGGTGAGAGCATCGGCTCTGCCAGCTGTGAATCCTATGCAAGTGGACAGAGTCAGGCATACTCTCAACAAGGGGAATCGTACGCCCAGTCCCAGACCACTCTCCCCCCTATGGCATCT AGTACTGGTCCATTGGCTAATCCTCAGACTTTCTCACTTAGTGAGAGTGGAAATGTTCCAAATGTGCCTCTTGGTCAGAGTTGTAGTATGTCAAGCATGTCCATTGGCCAAAGTGGAGGGGGACCCGTTGGTCAGACGTTTCTACAGCCCAGCACTATGGTTCCACAAGTATCACCAAGTGCaactcaaaaatattttcag TCACAAACATTCCCATCAGATACATTTCAAACTACCACTCCCCAAGGATCAATGGCCCCCTCACAGCCATATATACCTCCTGTTTCTCCACAAGCACCCATTAATGTTCTCTCTACATCCATGCCAGTCAGTGACCCTACTGGACTTGCAGGGACCATTGTGCCCCACGCTCAGCAGACCCAACACCCTGCCACTCCCATGCAGTTCACTGACACCAGTCCCCATGCTGCACAACAGCAAATACAGCCTGTCATCATCCCACAGCAGACTGTTATCCCACAACAAATAGGGATGGATCCACAAATAGGGATAGGATCCTCCCTTCAGAAACAGCAGTCACAACAGCAAATGGAGACCCATGCCACTCAGCATGAACAGCAAGTTAGTGCCACTCTACTGCCATCAGAACAGCATCAAAAAAGCCTTTCAGCTTTAGCTGTCCAGAAACAACAACATGAGCCTCTGCAGCAGATCTATGTACAGCAGCCTTCTCAGCAGCTTGGTATGGAGCCAGGGGAGCAACCCCTGACTTATAAAATGCAGCCAACAAGTGATCCTTGTGAGCAAACAATAATGCCATCACAGCaactgcaacaacaacttcagCAACAGCAAGCTTTGTTACAACAGCAGCCGCAACAACAGCTAGGTCAACAGCAGCAGTCATTGCAGCTTGAGCAACATCAGCTATAtgtccagcagcagcaacaaaaagctcttcttcagcagcagcaacagcaggcCCAGTTACAACAGCAGCAAGCACTTCAACACAAACTGATGgatcaacaacagcaacaagctCTTACGCAACAGAAACAAGAGCAACAACTACAAGGTCTTATGCTACAAGAGCAACCACTACAAGCCCTCTTACAACATCAGTTAgagcaacaacagcagcaacaaagtCAGTTTTATCAACAGATTGGGCAACACCATGGTGAAGCACAAACAGAACCAGAGATTGAACAGCAAAGtggacaacagcaacaacaaaaattatTGCAGCAGCAATCACAGCAGCCCCAACAGCAAAATGAACAACTGCAACAGCAGAACATAAGCCGACAGAtggaacatcagcagcagcaatcGCTGATACAACAGCATTTGCAACAGCAGTTACTTTTACAGCAGCAACAGATACAGCAACAAGAACAGCAACAAGTACAACTCAAGCAACAGATagagcaacaacaacagcaagcTCTGTTGCAACAGCAATTAGAACAGCAACATCAGCAACAAATCCTGTTGCAACAGCAACAAGCAGAGATATTACAGCAACAAGCTCTGATAAAACAGCAGATTCAAGAGACGAAGCAGCAACATGCTGCCATCATTCAGCTGcagcaaactgaaaaacaaGAGCCTGTCCCTATTCCACAAAACAACACTGAGCTGCAGATTCAGCAGCAATCGGCTGATATACAACAGATGGGTATCCCAAAACTAAACACCAGTCAGTTTGCACATCATACCGCTGAACAACAAATGATAGAGCAACAACAGCAAGTAAAACTTGCCCAGCAGGAACAAGCATTTGTTGCTCAGCCACAGCACCATGCCTCTGTGATGGAACCTCATCATTCAGTTAGTACTCCAGCTGGTATTGAAGCAATTCAGCACCAAACACATTTAATCTCTCAAGGTCAGCTGCCCATGAACATTCAAACTATGCAGATCCTTGCACAGGCGTCTCCTGTTGTCCTCACACAGCAAGGACAAGGTGAAGTTCAGTATCAGAAGCAGGGCCAGATCCCAGTCCATTTTCCAGTCCAGTCAGCACCCCGAGCCTCTCAAGCTATGGCTGAGACTCGTGTAACACCCCCAGTGGCCATGACTCAGGGACAAACACATGTCATCCATACCCAGCAAATCCATTTGCAGACTAGTTATCCTGGACATGTAACTCCACCACAGAGTCAAGTATCTGCTCAGCCATTAATCCAATCTATGCCCCTGCACACAACAATTTCCCAGTCCCAACCACTACATGACCAGGCCCAAAAAGCTGACATTCAGATGATGGACCAACAAAGCAAAGCTGCTGTtcatcctccagctgcagctggttcagttCCTAGTCAAATCCAGCATAAGACTCATATTCAGCAGAATGTTCAAATGCCAGGGCTCATTCAGCCCAAGGTCCAGCAGCAAACCCAAGGCCAACCCCCTTGCCAGGCGCATCCTCAGCCTTCAGCTGGCATTTTGACCCCCCAGTATGTCTCTCAGCCTTCTCACCAAACAATGTCAACTGTACAGCAGGATATGATTCAGCAGCAGGTGCACCAGCAACCAGTACTCCAATATCAGCAGATGATTCTGTCTCCTGGCTCAGTGGGAAGTATTGGAACAAAGACAGATGGTTTAACTTCAGTAGCTGATCCTACAAACCTTAATGTCACTCCACATCCTTTGCAAGCTGGACAAAGCGGAGTTCCAGGCCAAACAAGACTGCATCCAGTTGTCCAGGCTCTGCAGCAGTCCCAAGGAAGCACTGCTGACCCTTCAGTCATTCAGCCAACCTCCCAGACATGTATGCCTCAGTTGCCTGAGCAATATCAGCAACAGCTGCAGAAACTTTCTCAATTGCAGCAGCAAACAGCTCTACCTACCCCACAGGTCCTTTTACCAGCACAGCCAATCCCACCACTCATTCAGCAACCATCTTCTCTAATGCCAGTTTTGACAACCCTTGATGAGAGCCAACTTCCTCCACAGTGTCCCCCTACTTCACACCTGGGGGTTCATCCCCCTGTGCAGTTAAGTTCCAGTAATGTAGCTGAGCCTCACTCACAGAACAGGACCCTACCGCTCTACAGTCACCTTGTTGCAGGTGCCCCTCCATCGCCACAGCAGCATGCCAAGCAGATGCTGAcagctcacatacacacacaaaccagcAATCAGGTTCAAACACACTCCCAAACACAGACAAAGgttcagacacaaacacattctcACACTCAGACTCGGATAGAGACGACAACACCTGCCGAACAGCCTGCTCTGTCTCACACTGTCTTTCCTGCACAACAAATGCCCCTCAGCCCTTCACATACCTCATGTCCTTCAGCATCACTACCAGCTCTCCCATCCCAACAACCTGCCACTGCTCCTGCTACAGAACTTCCTACATCTCAGCCAGCAACCCAGGTAACCTTACCGGGGCAGGCCGACTTTATTCCCACCTCTCCTTCACCTGTCACTACACTACAATCACTTGACTCTAATGCTCCCATACTGCCCCAAGCCTCGCTGCAAGACTGTGACCTTTCCCTACAGGGCATCGCTAAG GATGGCCCATACCTAGCAAGTGCAGAACATCATTCTTCATCAGG GTCTGTTCCGGCTAATGGTGAAGATGCTCTGCAGCTTTTGGCAAATGGGAAATTAGAGAAACTAAAGACTCAGAGAAGAGCTTCATGCCAGAAGCCTGAGAAAGGTTCACAGCAGTTTCAACTGAGCATGCTCCAG GTGTCCAGCAGTGGAGACAATATGGTAGAATGTCAGTTGGAGACTCACAGCAACAAGATGGTGACCTTCAAATTTGACATTGAAGGGGATGCACCTGAAGATATTGCAGATTACATG GTGGAGGAGGACTTTGTACTTGATGTAGAGAAAGACAAATTTGTTAAGGAGCTTAGAACAATAGTTAAGAAAGCCCATGAAATTCTTCAGACATATTCACGG ACTGGATCAGCTGACAATTTACATGTGAGCACTCCCACTAGCTCAA TGGATGCAGTGCCCCATTCTTCCCCAGTTGGGCGGTGGCGCTTCTTTATCAACCAGACCATTCGTCATAGAGACTCCCTTTCCAGTCAGGGAGCAGTAACACCACCACCAACTGCAGAGACACGAATTCCCCAATCTCCTCTAAGGGATAAAG AAGATGAAGGATCCCAGAGTCTGGAGTCCTTGTCTGGAATAACTTCTCCCCCCTACACCACCCTTTCCTCTACCTCATCCCCTGTCTCCACTGTTTCAACCCCTGCCTCCATGGCCCCTGCAGCCACTGTGGCCCCCTCTCCTAATACCACTGCTGCTGAAACCATCTGTgggccagcctcccctccccTCATTGACTCAAGTTGTCTTGAATTGTCAGTGCTCCCCTCAGCTTCTGCTGACCAAATCCCCAGTTCTCCTTCAACCTCATCAATACTTGCTGCTGCTAACATTCCCACCATGTCCACTGTTCCGTCTGTTGTATCTCCATCTCCTATCACCATTCTTCCTGATAACCTAACTCCACCTGTCACCAGTGTTTGCTCCTCTCTAGGTCAAAATATTGGGGACACAGTGAACACTGCGTCATTGTCGTGTGTATCTGCTGTTGACCAGCCTTCAGCCTCTTTTCATTCCTCTTCTGCTGCAGCAATTTCTTCTGTCAGCCAGCTTAATGTAGAACAGCAGCAGGTATTCACCAAGTTAGCCACCCCTGCCCTTTCACAGCTACAGATTGCATCACAGCAGCAGGCATCTGCAACACAACAGCAACGACATGCAATGCAATTTGAACAACAGATACAACAGTCAGCACCACAACAGCAGCTATCACAACATCAAGTCTACCAAGAACAAATTCCGCTGCAGCAAGAACGAGCACTTCAACAGCCTCTCCAGCAGTTGCAGCAACAGCAACTAATGCAAATGCAAATACCACTTCAGCAGCAACTGACTGAGGTGCAAGTGCTGCCTCAGCCAAGTCGTGCAGACATGTTACAACAGTCTGTGCCACTGCATCAGTTTCTGCCACCATTACCCTTACACCAGACCCAACCAACACTTGTTCAACAGCAAACATCACAGTTTTCTACACAATTACTTCAGCAGCCTCACTTTCAGCAGTTACCACAGCAGGTTATGGCACCTCAAGCTGCTATAGCTCCCCAGCAGCAAGCCCACATGGAtcagcaacagcaacaacaggTAAACCTACAACAGACAATACATTTAGAACAGCCACAAATGGTGcaacagcagctgttttcaAGTGCTGTAGCTCAAATGATGCCCTCATCCATTAGTCAACAACTTGTTCAACAGCAAACACAGCTTAATGTTAGTCCTTTACCACAGCAGCAAATTCCACAGCAAACCCAAGTGCCTGCTGAACTGGTACATGTGCAGtcacagaaacagctgcaacaAACTGAGCAGCAACAGGAAATGGTTAAAGGCATACACACAccacagaaacagcagcagtatTCACTACAGAAGCAGTCCTCTTTACAGATGTCAGAGTCTGAGGTGTCCACTGGAGAGACAAGTGTCACAGAGGACACTGGAAGCTATTCTGCCCCTTTTCACCCCTCATCTGACTCCTCTCTGCCACCTCTCCATCTTAGCTCTGCAGAAGCCCCCTTACCCAATTTCTCTCTCACAATGACACCATCTCCTGCTCAGCCTTCTTCTGTGGCTGAGTCAGACAGTGAAGGCCCTCCCAAGATTGAATTTGTTGACAACCGCATAAAAACATTGGATGAAAAGCTGAGGAACCTGTTGTATCAGGAGTACAGCAGTGGGACTGCAGTGGCTGGAGCTGCTTCTCTTCCTACATCAGCTGCTTCCACATCAGCAGGAGGGGATGAGTCATCTGAGCCACAGTCACTCCACCACTTATCTTTTCCCCCACCCGCCTCTTCTTCAGATACTTcccctcattcctcatcctccacTACCTCCTCCACCACTTCCCGTTCTCCTTCCACCTCTCCTGACCCAGAaagggatggaggaggagaagaagcttCTACAGATGTCCCTAACCCTTTGGAGTCGGGCCCAGTGGAGCAGCAGCCTGGCTCATCCCTCCCCTCCAGTTCTGCTTCATCCACCTTGCTTACTTCTTCCATCCCTCCCAGCCAGGATGACTCTGCTGGCTCCCAGCGCCCACCTGTACCAGGAGAACCAACTATTCTT GCTGTACCCTCATACTGTGACATCAGTGCCATTGGAGATGCATCACGGCCCCCCAATCAGCATCCGATTCCCTTCCGGCATGGACAGCATCAACATAATGCAGGAGGTGGATATTTTGGCCTAAACCTGACATGTCCTAGTATCAGAAATCCTGTTAGCAAGAAATCCTGGACTCGAAAATTCAAAAACTGGGCATGCAAACTGCGCCACTCCGCCAGCTTGTTCAAGAAGCCCAGAGTCCAGCAAG AGAGAAATTCAAGCAACCTGGGAGATGAGAAGGTGGTAACGTCACTAAATCCACCTCAGGCCCGCAAAGGACGATTTCAG GTGACTccagttctccagacttctcCCCCAAAGGATGTGCCATTAAGCCATGCTAGCACTCACAGGAAAGTGGGCCGCTTCTCTGTAACCCAGACTGAGACGAAGaaagaggacagacagactgacagctCACCAGTGTCTCCTGATTTGGAAAGGGAGAGGAGGAAATCTCGGATAAAGGAAGGGGATAGAGAAGAGAGTAAGAGGACCCCATCAATGGGCCACTTGCCTAGAGGTGTTGGGCACAGCCACTCACCAGTGGGcagcagtgatgatgatgagagtGAGCTGGAGGATGAAGAGCTAAGAAAAGAACTTCACAAGCTTAGAGAGAA GCACATCAGAGAAGTCGTTTTTCTTCAGGCCCAGCAGAACAGAGAGCTTCAGGAACTGTACAGGCAGCTTCGTTCCATGAAAGACCAAAGACAGAGTCTGCCTGCCTCCCTTTCGCGAACCCCTCCTCTTCCCGCAGTGCCTCCTGTCCTTTCTCCACGCAGGCCCCGGCCATCCAAAACTAAGCTTCGACCTCGGCCTCACTCTCACATGGATAACAATGGAGTAACTCAGTTTG GGATTCAGCAGTCAAGTAGTTTTTCAGGTGGTGAGCAGGGTAGGTTGTCGGCATTCAGCAACCCAGAGCATTGCGCTTCACTTCCTGCTAAAAGAG ATCACAGTCCTTTAAGGAAAAGCACATTCACAGATGAACTGCACAAGCTGGTTGATAATTGGACAAAGGAGACAGTGGGCCCTGCTCCACCTAAGCCTTCACTAAATCAAATCAAGCAGATTCAGCAGGTGCAGGAGTTGGGAGGCTGGAGCCAGCCAGAG GCCGCTCCACCCGGTTGGTTTCCAGCAGCACAACTGAACCCCCAGGCACCCCCAGCCCCTGCGGTCTTGGCAGTGGCGGCTTCCTCTCATTACACAGGTGGTGGAAGCCTGACCACCTTGCCCTCCTCAGGACCTCCACAAACGCACATGGCTCAAGTGCCACAAATGCAGCAAAGTTTACACCTCCCACAGTCTCTTCCCCTGCAGCAGATGACCTATCAGCAGTCACCTCTCCGCCAGCAAACACCACAGGCCCAGATGCAAACTCCCATACAGTCACTGTCACAGACACAGCCCACCACCCAGCTGCCCCACTCACCACCACAAAGTCAACCGCTGCTGCCTTCCCAAATACCCACATTACCAGTGTCCACCGCCACGTCTCTGCTGCCTGGAGGTTGTACCACTGTACCCACTGATGGCACTGCTGTTGGTGGGGGGACATTTTGCTCCTGTTCCTCAACCTCTTCAACCTGTTCCTCGTCTTGCTCAGCTGCTGTTCTACCTTCCAGTGCCAAAATTAATCCAGCACCCCCAACCTCTACTCTTCCTCTGGGACAGAAATGA